From the Cetobacterium ceti genome, one window contains:
- the ispD gene encoding 2-C-methyl-D-erythritol 4-phosphate cytidylyltransferase, whose amino-acid sequence MYSGNSKITFILAAAGIGKRMGLGYPKQFLEWKSKPLYIYPLEVAEKSSLVQEIIVVTGEESLNVVKEHCEKYKITKVKAVVKGGSERQYSIENGLKIANDENIIAVQDGVRPFMKERYLIEAMDRLKENKELSGVIIGVPLKDTIKILDKEGNVKETPERKYLFSTHTPQVFKGDILKKAYEKAREDKFLGTDDSSLVERLGEKIGTIIGDYDNIKITTQEDLKFLK is encoded by the coding sequence ATGTACAGTGGTAACTCTAAAATAACCTTTATACTTGCAGCAGCAGGTATAGGGAAAAGAATGGGACTAGGATATCCTAAACAGTTTTTAGAGTGGAAGAGTAAGCCACTATATATTTATCCATTGGAAGTGGCGGAAAAATCTTCCTTGGTTCAAGAGATAATTGTTGTCACAGGGGAGGAATCCCTAAATGTGGTAAAAGAACATTGTGAAAAATATAAAATTACAAAGGTAAAAGCCGTAGTTAAAGGCGGAAGTGAAAGACAGTATTCCATTGAAAATGGATTGAAAATAGCTAATGATGAAAATATAATTGCAGTTCAAGATGGGGTAAGACCATTTATGAAGGAAAGATATTTAATTGAAGCTATGGATAGATTAAAAGAGAATAAAGAACTTTCAGGGGTAATCATAGGAGTGCCCCTGAAGGATACTATTAAAATTTTAGATAAAGAGGGAAATGTAAAGGAGACTCCTGAAAGAAAATATTTATTTTCAACACATACACCTCAGGTTTTTAAGGGAGATATTCTAAAAAAAGCCTATGAAAAAGCAAGGGAAGATAAATTTTTAGGTACCGATGATAGTTCTCTAGTTGAAAGACTAGGAGAGAAAATAGGAACTATTATAGGGGACTATGACAATATAAAAATTACAACTCAAGAGGATTTAAAATTTCTCAAATAG
- a CDS encoding endonuclease MutS2 yields MNKHSYAVLEFDKLREELSNYLTIEENVEKVMKLEPFKDINILRRELEIVNDFIDFVKFDGGFEPKGLKDILHICRKAQLMGNYLDPEELWDLNINLRIFRVFRTRLEDLDKYRTLKSKFLQIAPLKNMEEYISKVIDNEKNIKDDASIELRDLRFQKKNLGESIKRKFEDIFSNTNTSKAIQERIITTRDGRSVIPVKADFKGLIKGIEHDRSSSGQTVFIEPITIVSLNNKMRELEVREREEIRKLLLRLTDQVRLNMDNIIGIGEANIELDILNAKAIYSVEKKCSVPDINNREVLSLVSARHPFIKPEDVVPLTFEIGRNYNTLLITGPNTGGKTVALKTAGLLSLMALSAIPIPADEKSTIGFFTGIYADIGDEQSIEQSLSSFSGHLKNIQEILNSVTKASLVLLDELGSGTDPMEGSAFAMAVIDYLKEKKCKSLITTHYSEVKAHGYNEEGIETASMEFNVETLSPTYKLLIGIPGESNALTIARRLGVSPEILDKARSYISDEDKKVEKMISNIKEKSDELEAMQEEVKALKEKAQRDKLEYEEKLRVLEKEKNDILKEAYEKADVMMREMQNKAAALVEKLQKEENKKDDLKKVQKSLNMLRNALKDEKKENVEVKPKIARKVDYVPGDKVFVQSINQHAIVLKINKNKETVNIQAGILKLEVSMDDVKSVNEPKKKEYRPISTHKKTPVKSEVDLRGKLVDEAIHELETYMDRALMSGYNEIYVIHGKGTGALRTGILDYLKTSRYVKTFRAGSFNEGGIGCTVVTLK; encoded by the coding sequence ATGAATAAACATAGCTACGCTGTTTTAGAGTTTGACAAGTTAAGAGAAGAACTTTCAAACTATTTAACAATAGAGGAAAATGTAGAAAAGGTAATGAAATTAGAGCCTTTTAAAGATATTAATATTTTAAGAAGAGAACTTGAAATAGTAAATGATTTTATAGATTTCGTAAAATTTGATGGGGGATTTGAACCAAAAGGTTTAAAGGATATTCTTCATATTTGTAGAAAAGCTCAGCTTATGGGAAATTATTTAGACCCAGAAGAACTTTGGGATTTAAATATAAACCTAAGAATTTTTAGAGTTTTTAGAACTCGTTTAGAGGATTTAGATAAATATAGAACTTTAAAAAGCAAATTTTTACAAATTGCTCCTTTGAAAAATATGGAAGAATACATTTCAAAGGTTATAGATAATGAAAAAAATATAAAGGACGATGCTTCTATTGAACTTAGAGATTTAAGATTTCAAAAGAAAAATTTAGGGGAAAGTATCAAAAGAAAGTTTGAAGATATATTTTCAAATACAAATACAAGTAAGGCAATACAGGAAAGAATAATAACAACTAGAGATGGTAGAAGTGTAATTCCTGTTAAAGCTGATTTTAAAGGTTTAATTAAAGGTATAGAACACGATAGATCTTCAAGTGGACAAACTGTATTTATAGAGCCAATAACAATAGTTTCTCTAAATAATAAAATGAGAGAGTTAGAAGTAAGAGAAAGAGAAGAGATCAGAAAATTACTTTTAAGATTAACTGACCAAGTTAGATTAAATATGGATAATATTATAGGTATAGGAGAGGCCAATATAGAGTTAGATATATTAAATGCTAAGGCTATATATTCAGTTGAAAAAAAATGTTCAGTACCAGATATAAACAATAGAGAAGTTCTTTCTTTAGTTTCTGCAAGACATCCATTTATAAAACCAGAGGATGTAGTGCCTTTAACATTTGAAATAGGAAGAAATTACAACACTTTACTTATAACAGGACCAAATACAGGGGGAAAAACAGTTGCATTAAAAACAGCTGGTCTTCTGTCTTTAATGGCTCTTTCAGCTATACCAATTCCTGCAGATGAAAAATCTACAATAGGGTTCTTCACAGGAATTTATGCGGATATTGGAGATGAGCAAAGTATTGAGCAGTCTCTATCTTCATTCTCAGGGCACTTGAAAAATATTCAAGAGATATTAAACTCTGTAACTAAGGCTTCTTTAGTATTATTAGATGAGTTAGGTTCAGGAACAGACCCTATGGAAGGTTCTGCCTTTGCCATGGCAGTTATAGATTACTTAAAGGAAAAGAAATGTAAATCATTAATTACAACTCACTACAGTGAAGTTAAAGCTCATGGATATAATGAAGAGGGAATTGAAACAGCTTCTATGGAGTTTAACGTAGAGACTTTATCTCCTACATATAAATTACTAATAGGTATTCCTGGAGAAAGTAACGCATTAACAATTGCAAGAAGATTAGGAGTTTCTCCTGAGATTTTAGATAAGGCTCGTTCATATATAAGTGATGAGGATAAAAAAGTTGAAAAAATGATTAGTAATATCAAGGAAAAATCTGATGAGTTAGAGGCTATGCAAGAAGAGGTTAAGGCTTTAAAGGAGAAGGCTCAAAGGGATAAACTTGAATATGAGGAAAAATTAAGAGTTTTAGAGAAGGAAAAAAATGACATTTTAAAGGAAGCCTATGAAAAGGCAGATGTTATGATGAGGGAGATGCAAAATAAAGCAGCTGCCCTAGTTGAAAAACTTCAAAAAGAAGAGAATAAAAAAGATGACCTTAAGAAGGTTCAAAAAAGTTTAAATATGCTTAGAAATGCTCTTAAAGATGAGAAAAAAGAGAATGTAGAGGTAAAACCTAAAATAGCTAGAAAGGTTGACTATGTTCCTGGGGATAAGGTATTTGTTCAAAGTATAAATCAACATGCTATAGTTTTAAAAATAAATAAAAATAAGGAAACTGTAAATATTCAAGCGGGAATATTAAAATTAGAAGTTTCTATGGATGATGTAAAATCAGTAAATGAACCAAAGAAAAAAGAGTATAGACCTATTTCAACTCATAAGAAAACTCCAGTGAAATCTGAAGTGGACTTAAGAGGTAAATTAGTGGATGAGGCAATTCATGAATTGGAAACATATATGGATAGAGCTCTTATGAGTGGATATAATGAAATATATGTTATTCATGGAAAGGGAACAGGAGCCTTAAGAACTGGAATATTAGATTATTTAAAAACATCTAGATATGTTAAAACCTTTAGAGCTGGGTCATTTAACGAGGGAGGAATAGGATGTACAGTGGTAACTCTAAAATAA
- the rpmB gene encoding 50S ribosomal protein L28: MKRCEVTGKGIAFGNQISHSHRVSGRTWEPNLQTTKIVIKGTPVKVKVCTKALKTLKGATEAEVMQFLKANNNTLSARLVKILSK, translated from the coding sequence ATGAAAAGATGTGAAGTTACTGGAAAAGGTATAGCGTTCGGAAATCAAATTTCTCACTCTCACAGAGTATCAGGAAGAACTTGGGAACCTAACCTACAAACTACTAAAATAGTTATTAAGGGAACTCCTGTTAAAGTTAAAGTTTGTACTAAAGCTTTAAAAACTTTAAAAGGTGCTACTGAGGCTGAAGTAATGCAATTCTTAAAGGCTAACAACAATACTTTAAGTGCAAGACTTGTTAAAATACTTAGCAAATAA
- the rpsR gene encoding 30S ribosomal protein S18, with protein MAEFRRRRAKLRVKAEEIDYKNVDLLKRFVSDKGRINPSRVTGANAKLQRKIAKAVKRARNIALIPYTRVEK; from the coding sequence ATGGCAGAATTCAGAAGAAGAAGAGCTAAGTTAAGAGTTAAAGCTGAAGAGATTGATTATAAAAACGTTGATCTATTAAAGAGATTCGTTTCTGATAAAGGAAGAATCAACCCTTCTAGAGTAACTGGTGCTAACGCTAAGTTACAAAGAAAAATAGCTAAGGCTGTTAAGAGAGCTAGAAATATAGCTTTAATTCCTTACACTAGAGTAGAGAAGTAA
- the rpsF gene encoding 30S ribosomal protein S6 has translation MRNYEIMYIINPTILEEGREATIAKVNNILTVAGANILKSEKWGERKLAYPIDKKKTGFYVLTTLEMDGTKLAEVESKLNITEEVMRYIIVKQD, from the coding sequence ATGAGAAATTATGAAATTATGTACATCATCAACCCAACTATCTTAGAAGAGGGAAGAGAAGCTACAATCGCTAAAGTTAACAACATTTTAACTGTAGCTGGAGCTAACATCCTTAAATCTGAAAAGTGGGGAGAGAGAAAACTAGCTTATCCTATCGATAAGAAGAAAACAGGATTCTACGTTCTTACTACTTTAGAGATGGACGGAACTAAGTTAGCTGAAGTTGAGTCAAAACTTAACATCACTGAAGAAGTTATGAGATACATCATAGTTAAGCAAGACTAA
- the ftsZ gene encoding cell division protein FtsZ, whose translation MLNNECQVKIKVIGAGGAGGNAINDMIASGVNGVEYIAANTDAQDLNNSLADVRLQLGEKLTRGLGAGADPEIGKQAAEEDIEKLKHLLEETDMMFITAGMGGGTGTGSAPVIAKVAKEMGVLTIGVVTKPFNFEGRKRMKNADSGLEELKKHVDSLVVIPNDKLFELPEKTITLQNAFKEANNILMIGIKGVADLMIRKGLINLDFADVRATMLNSGIAVLGYGEGEGENRAAKATEKALTSPLLEKSILGASKVLINITGSSSLTLMEAQMIANIVKDAAGKTAEDIMFGIVEDEDFGDKIQVTVIANNFVNEQEKNEPFINVDAKKVETGSSVKLDESERTELDLPPWIRGGKRG comes from the coding sequence ATGTTAAATAATGAATGTCAAGTTAAAATAAAAGTTATTGGAGCAGGAGGAGCAGGTGGAAATGCAATTAATGATATGATTGCTTCTGGAGTAAATGGTGTGGAGTATATAGCTGCAAACACAGATGCCCAGGATTTAAATAATTCCCTTGCTGACGTAAGACTTCAACTTGGAGAGAAATTAACTAGAGGACTAGGAGCAGGAGCTGACCCTGAAATAGGAAAGCAAGCTGCTGAGGAAGATATAGAAAAACTAAAGCATCTTTTAGAAGAAACAGATATGATGTTTATAACTGCAGGAATGGGTGGAGGAACAGGAACAGGTTCTGCTCCAGTTATTGCCAAGGTTGCTAAGGAAATGGGAGTTTTAACAATAGGAGTTGTAACAAAACCATTTAACTTTGAAGGTAGAAAAAGAATGAAAAATGCTGATTCTGGTTTAGAAGAATTAAAAAAGCATGTGGATTCATTAGTTGTAATTCCTAATGATAAACTATTTGAACTACCTGAAAAAACTATAACTTTACAAAATGCGTTTAAAGAAGCTAATAATATTTTAATGATAGGGATTAAAGGTGTTGCAGATCTTATGATTAGAAAGGGTCTTATTAACTTAGACTTTGCCGATGTAAGAGCTACTATGCTAAACTCAGGAATAGCTGTATTAGGTTATGGAGAGGGAGAGGGAGAAAATAGAGCAGCAAAGGCTACTGAAAAAGCTCTAACATCTCCACTTCTTGAAAAATCAATTTTAGGAGCTAGTAAAGTTTTAATAAATATAACAGGTTCATCTAGCTTAACACTTATGGAAGCACAGATGATTGCAAATATAGTTAAAGATGCAGCTGGTAAAACTGCTGAGGATATTATGTTTGGTATTGTAGAAGATGAAGATTTCGGAGATAAGATTCAAGTTACAGTTATAGCTAATAACTTTGTAAATGAGCAAGAAAAAAATGAACCATTTATAAATGTAGATGCGAAAAAAGTGGAAACTGGAAGTAGCGTAAAATTAGATGAATCAGAAAGAACAGAGTTAGATTTACCACCTTGGATCAGAGGTGGAAAGAGAGGATAG
- the ftsA gene encoding cell division protein FtsA — MKNRIIKLAMDIGNSKIRFLLGELSGEGNKLEVLEYKEIPSRGIKKSVIDNPELLSEIIRDGVMELRAKTGIDIDRVSLGVTGQSISSRTEHIQITFEEKEIEERDLEEIFRLAQNSLVQRGEVVIDKEIYNIRVNNSGIVKNPVGIFGKELQGDVHLVVMEEKDLSAFVEVVNRAGLEVENVGLNAAAAAKAILEPEDRHMGVALIDIGEGSTDIIIFKNDKMIYSKSLPLGGMHYVNDLSYLFQISKGEAGDILEKLRKKEISQDGYVLVGDTKKVSAEDIKNIIDARTGDLINFISKTIEDSGFNGYLGKGLILTGGAIVIENLYDRVSKTMGYAVKKVYPISLKGLENTEPGMSVVIGLFLDKMEREYENLKTFSEEEEIIEETEVEELTFNDPLTDLEIEEPKKKNKKPKKEKTGTGAFEAIKKWISNFV, encoded by the coding sequence ATGAAAAATAGAATAATAAAACTTGCCATGGATATTGGAAACTCCAAAATAAGATTTCTTTTAGGAGAATTAAGTGGAGAAGGTAACAAATTAGAAGTATTAGAATATAAAGAGATACCTAGTAGAGGTATAAAAAAATCTGTTATAGATAACCCAGAACTTTTAAGTGAAATTATAAGAGATGGAGTTATGGAGCTTAGGGCTAAAACTGGTATAGATATAGATAGAGTTTCCCTAGGTGTGACAGGGCAAAGTATTTCCTCAAGAACTGAGCATATTCAGATAACTTTTGAAGAGAAGGAAATTGAGGAAAGAGATTTAGAAGAGATTTTTAGATTGGCACAAAACTCTCTAGTTCAAAGAGGAGAGGTGGTAATAGATAAGGAAATTTACAATATTAGAGTTAATAATTCTGGAATTGTAAAAAATCCTGTGGGAATTTTTGGAAAGGAACTTCAAGGGGATGTGCACCTTGTGGTTATGGAAGAAAAGGACCTATCAGCCTTTGTGGAAGTTGTAAATAGAGCTGGATTAGAAGTTGAAAATGTAGGTCTTAATGCAGCGGCAGCAGCAAAAGCAATACTAGAACCTGAAGATAGACATATGGGAGTTGCCCTTATAGATATTGGAGAGGGTTCAACAGACATCATTATTTTTAAAAATGATAAAATGATTTACTCGAAATCTTTACCCTTAGGTGGTATGCATTATGTGAATGATTTGAGCTACCTATTTCAGATTTCTAAGGGAGAGGCTGGAGACATATTAGAAAAGCTTAGAAAAAAAGAAATAAGTCAAGATGGATATGTGTTAGTTGGAGATACTAAAAAAGTTTCTGCAGAAGATATTAAAAATATTATTGACGCAAGAACAGGAGATTTGATAAACTTTATATCTAAAACCATTGAAGATTCTGGATTTAATGGATATCTAGGAAAAGGACTTATTTTAACAGGTGGAGCAATAGTAATAGAAAACCTATATGATAGAGTTAGTAAAACCATGGGATATGCAGTTAAAAAAGTTTATCCAATTTCCCTAAAGGGACTGGAGAATACTGAACCTGGAATGTCGGTTGTAATAGGACTTTTCCTAGATAAAATGGAAAGGGAATATGAAAATTTAAAAACCTTTAGTGAAGAGGAAGAGATAATAGAGGAAACAGAGGTTGAAGAATTAACTTTTAATGATCCACTAACTGACTTGGAAATAGAGGAGCCTAAGAAAAAAAATAAAAAGCCTAAAAAAGAAAAAACTGGAACAGGTGCATTTGAAGCTATAAAAAAATGGATCTCAAATTTTGTATAA
- a CDS encoding cell division protein FtsQ/DivIB, with product MITFIGIKIKTEFLTKDIFNVKAVNISPISKSLEEDILPLKNKILGKNIYDIDIDFLDKMLKNDIRIKNVDVEKEGLNTLSIKIDEREVAYYAQIKNNLYLVDSDGVIFGRLNEQKMKDLPIFNIRDKKEIENYMKIFEKIDTGSLKDLISQVYTKDDHCISLILTDGTVIKTNLDVTREKYSIGETLYLDLIKNKKIEYLDLRFKDFIIKCSGDKNEK from the coding sequence TTGATTACGTTTATTGGAATTAAAATAAAGACAGAATTTTTAACTAAGGATATCTTCAATGTGAAGGCAGTTAATATTTCACCCATATCAAAAAGTTTAGAGGAAGATATATTACCTTTAAAGAATAAAATATTAGGGAAAAATATTTATGATATAGATATTGATTTTTTAGATAAAATGTTAAAAAATGATATTAGAATAAAAAATGTGGATGTTGAAAAAGAGGGTTTAAATACTTTAAGTATTAAAATCGATGAAAGGGAAGTCGCCTATTATGCACAGATAAAAAATAATCTTTATTTAGTAGATAGTGATGGAGTAATTTTCGGACGTTTAAATGAACAAAAAATGAAGGATTTACCTATTTTTAACATAAGAGATAAGAAAGAAATAGAAAATTATATGAAAATTTTTGAAAAAATAGATACTGGGTCCTTAAAGGATTTAATATCTCAAGTGTATACTAAGGATGATCATTGTATTTCCCTAATACTTACAGATGGAACTGTAATAAAAACTAACTTAGATGTTACAAGGGAGAAATACTCCATAGGAGAGACCTTGTATTTAGATCTTATAAAAAATAAAAAGATAGAATATTTAGATTTAAGATTTAAGGATTTTATAATTAAGTGTTCGGGGGACAAAAATGAAAAATAG
- a CDS encoding D-alanine--D-alanine ligase family protein, translating to MRIAVVMGGISSEREISFKTGEAILSSLLRQGYDAYKLELNRENLVSAFLENEFDLAFLALHGEYGEDGRVQAVLDMLGKKYTGSKMTPSAVAMDKDLTKKIADEGGVLIPKTYKTMEEVDSFPVVVKPAKEGSSVGLYICENKDELKEALKALEGKKLLIEEYVKGEELTAGVLNGEPLGVLKIKPKSGLYDYKSKYTAGMTVYEYPAQIDEKVYEKVMEAAKAVHEELGLEGISRSDFILKDGRAYFLEVNTCPGMTETSLIPKIATLKGYTFDDLTRIMVETFA from the coding sequence ATGAGAATAGCAGTTGTAATGGGAGGAATTTCGTCAGAAAGAGAGATATCTTTTAAAACTGGAGAGGCTATTTTAAGTAGCCTTTTAAGACAGGGATATGACGCATATAAATTAGAGCTAAATAGAGAAAACTTAGTAAGTGCCTTTTTAGAAAATGAATTTGATTTAGCATTTTTAGCTTTACATGGGGAGTATGGTGAGGATGGTAGAGTTCAAGCTGTATTAGATATGTTAGGGAAAAAATACACAGGATCTAAAATGACTCCTAGTGCTGTGGCAATGGATAAGGATTTAACTAAAAAAATTGCAGATGAAGGTGGAGTTTTAATTCCTAAAACATATAAAACTATGGAAGAGGTAGATAGTTTCCCAGTGGTTGTTAAACCTGCTAAGGAAGGTTCAAGTGTTGGGTTATATATTTGTGAAAATAAAGATGAATTAAAAGAAGCTCTAAAAGCTCTTGAGGGTAAAAAACTTTTAATAGAGGAATATGTTAAAGGGGAAGAACTAACAGCTGGAGTTTTAAATGGAGAACCTTTAGGAGTATTAAAAATAAAACCAAAATCAGGCTTATATGATTACAAATCAAAATATACAGCTGGAATGACAGTTTATGAATATCCTGCTCAAATAGATGAAAAAGTATATGAGAAGGTTATGGAGGCAGCAAAGGCTGTTCATGAAGAATTAGGATTAGAAGGAATATCAAGAAGTGACTTTATTTTAAAGGATGGAAGGGCTTACTTTTTAGAAGTAAACACTTGTCCTGGAATGACAGAAACAAGTTTAATTCCAAAAATTGCAACTTTAAAAGGGTATACATTTGATGATTTAACTAGAATAATGGTTGAAACCTTTGCATAG
- the murB gene encoding UDP-N-acetylmuramate dehydrogenase encodes MKILKSFNMKEHSNMKVGGVAKEFIVVEKKDEILEALELGNKSFILGNGTNTLLNDGDLNRTFISLKEIDYIKELGDNRVEVGAGLDFDKLIEYMEKHDYSGLENLAGIPGSVGGLVFMNGGAYGTEIFDSIDSVEIVDEKNSIRTIKKEDLKFTYRKTEIQEKNWVVLSATFKFTKGYNKEIVEDRRGKRDERHPLSMPNLGSTFKNPEGHFSAKLIIEAGMQGYEQGGAQVSTVHPNFIVNNGNATFEDILNLIKKVKSKVKETSGIDLEEEIIIVKD; translated from the coding sequence ATGAAAATTTTAAAGTCATTTAATATGAAGGAACACTCTAATATGAAGGTTGGAGGAGTTGCTAAGGAGTTTATTGTTGTTGAGAAAAAAGATGAGATATTAGAGGCTTTAGAACTTGGAAATAAAAGCTTTATTTTAGGAAATGGAACTAATACTCTATTAAATGATGGAGATTTAAATAGAACTTTTATATCTTTAAAGGAGATAGACTATATAAAAGAACTTGGAGATAATAGAGTAGAAGTTGGAGCAGGACTTGACTTTGATAAACTTATTGAATATATGGAAAAACATGATTATTCAGGTTTAGAAAATTTAGCTGGAATTCCAGGGTCTGTTGGTGGACTGGTTTTCATGAATGGTGGAGCCTATGGAACAGAGATATTTGATAGTATAGATTCTGTGGAAATAGTTGATGAAAAAAATAGTATTAGAACTATTAAAAAGGAAGATTTAAAATTTACCTATAGAAAAACAGAGATTCAAGAGAAAAATTGGGTTGTACTAAGTGCTACTTTTAAATTTACAAAGGGATACAATAAAGAGATAGTTGAAGATCGTAGAGGGAAAAGAGATGAAAGACATCCTTTATCTATGCCAAACTTAGGAAGCACATTTAAAAACCCAGAGGGGCATTTTTCAGCTAAACTTATAATAGAGGCGGGAATGCAAGGTTATGAACAGGGTGGAGCACAGGTTTCAACAGTTCATCCAAACTTTATAGTTAACAATGGAAATGCCACATTTGAAGATATTTTAAACTTAATAAAAAAGGTTAAAAGCAAGGTAAAAGAAACTTCAGGAATAGATTTAGAAGAGGAAATTATAATAGTAAAGGACTAG
- the murC gene encoding UDP-N-acetylmuramate--L-alanine ligase: MKNIYFIGINGIGMSGLAKIMKCKGFEVSGGDLSRNYVTEELESLGIKVYPEHRGENVVGMDLVVASSAIKPGNPELEKAKELGIKVIKRGELLALLMNKEKGIAVAGTHGKTTTSSMLASVLLGIDPTIVVGGILPEIKSNAQGGSSDIFVAEADESDNSFLFLNPTWSIITNIEADHLENHGSLENIKKSFMQFMDQSKKEILVCIDSKNVREVIKGRNNIITYSLKDKNADIYCDNIEIENGLTEYDVYIRNDFVGRFILSIPGEHNIQNSLPVIYLGKELNIPLEDMKKAIFTFKGAKRRYDVLYDKEIKIIDDYAHHPTEIRATIQGAETIEERKIVAIFQPHRYSRVKFLMNEFEGAFDKVDEVILLPIYSAGERNEFNVTLEDLSKKIHHKNIKIMENNEDVENRVLNEGLKKVFLFMGAGSISNIAHEIVNKLEERKDINENFKVI, encoded by the coding sequence ATGAAAAATATATATTTTATAGGTATAAATGGAATAGGAATGAGTGGACTTGCTAAAATTATGAAATGCAAGGGATTTGAAGTTTCAGGGGGAGACCTAAGTAGAAACTATGTAACTGAGGAACTTGAAAGCTTAGGAATTAAAGTGTATCCAGAACATAGGGGAGAAAATGTTGTAGGAATGGACTTAGTTGTGGCTTCAAGTGCTATAAAACCAGGAAATCCTGAGCTTGAAAAGGCAAAGGAACTAGGAATTAAAGTTATAAAACGTGGAGAGTTATTAGCTCTACTTATGAATAAAGAAAAGGGAATAGCTGTGGCAGGAACTCATGGGAAAACAACTACAAGTTCTATGTTAGCCTCAGTACTTTTAGGAATAGATCCAACTATAGTTGTAGGTGGAATTTTACCAGAGATAAAATCTAATGCCCAGGGAGGAAGTTCAGATATATTTGTAGCTGAAGCAGATGAAAGTGATAATTCATTTTTATTTTTAAATCCAACTTGGTCAATAATAACAAATATAGAGGCTGACCATTTAGAAAATCACGGGTCTTTAGAAAATATAAAAAAATCTTTTATGCAATTTATGGATCAAAGTAAAAAAGAGATTTTAGTTTGTATAGATTCGAAAAATGTTAGAGAAGTTATAAAAGGAAGAAATAATATTATCACATATAGTTTAAAGGATAAAAATGCAGATATATACTGTGATAATATAGAGATAGAAAATGGACTTACAGAATATGATGTATATATAAGAAATGATTTTGTAGGAAGATTTATACTTTCAATACCTGGAGAACATAATATTCAAAACTCTCTACCAGTAATTTATCTAGGTAAAGAATTAAATATTCCTTTAGAGGATATGAAAAAGGCGATTTTCACTTTTAAAGGAGCAAAAAGAAGATATGATGTACTTTATGATAAGGAGATAAAAATCATAGATGATTATGCTCATCACCCTACTGAAATAAGAGCTACTATCCAAGGAGCAGAAACTATAGAAGAAAGAAAAATAGTTGCAATATTTCAACCTCACCGTTATAGTAGAGTTAAGTTTTTAATGAATGAATTTGAAGGAGCCTTTGATAAAGTAGATGAAGTTATTTTACTTCCTATTTACAGTGCAGGGGAAAGAAATGAGTTCAATGTAACTTTAGAGGACCTAAGTAAGAAAATTCATCATAAAAATATAAAGATTATGGAAAATAATGAGGATGTTGAAAATAGAGTTTTAAATGAAGGATTAAAAAAAGTATTTCTATTTATGGGAGCAGGAAGCATTTCAAATATAGCTCATGAGATAGTTAATAAGCTAGAGGAAAGGAAAGATATAAATGAAAATTTTAAAGTCATTTAA